In Carassius carassius chromosome 14, fCarCar2.1, whole genome shotgun sequence, the genomic stretch ATGTGGATGTTAATGGTTACAATGTGCATGTAAGTCAGTCTATAACATGTTActttgtatgtaaaaaaaaataaaaatgaataaaatttatGATTTTTAAGAGGTAATACTTAAATGTTAACGTGTTGTGAATAATGGCCTATCCTGTCTGTTTTTAAACTAACATAAACCACGAGTACTCAAGTAACTCCAGTATTGTTTTGAACAGTAGACAAGAAGAAAAAGCTATTTTTCCATCCACcgatttttatgcacattttggaatATTGTAATTTTTCACAGGCAACATGGGAACACTGGTTCCTAAATTACATTTTGTGGAGAGAATGAGTTGGTGACAGGATGTAACTGTGTCGACCAATCTGACAATGTTGCAAACTGTTTAACTTTTTCCAAGTGAAGCCGGAGTTACAAATACGAGTGAAGTCTGTGTCAGAGTGCAGCCAAGTCACGACAGAATTTATGACACAGTTTCAGTGTTCTATATGATTTGTCTGTAAACACAAAcatgtaataaaattatatgtGGAAAATAAACATCGTCATGTGAGCTTTGCTAAGTTTTCACACCCCATAGCATTTGCCCAGACATGTAACCAATTACGTCATTAGGGGAACGCCCACGATCGACTGAAACACGGAAACCAGCGGCACgcggtgtgaacggggctttaacctgtttttatacagtctatggcttTAACACGTGGAACTGAATTTTGACCCATGTGGCGTTCCGTACAGCGTGGCGCAGTTATCTTTGTACTGCGTCACATGATTTAGAATTTCTAGACAAGAAATGAACACAGAGCAGGTTCTGCCGGAGGAGGGGCGAGCCACTGAACCTATTTACAATTGGTCAAATTCACAGCGGAAGCGTTTTCTGATTGGTCATAGCAAcaaattggattttttttattattaccatCAAAATCTTTTGCAGTttgaatgttaatgtttttgatcCATCTCTCTTTTACATGAATATTTATTAAGGTTCTCTCACTGTTAGGCAGCAGAATGTCGCGTGCTGTGAATGTAGCTCCGCCCCCTGCACGCTAGTGTTTCGCTCCTGTGAATGAGCGCTTCCTTCCACCCCACGTCGCTTCCGAGTCTTTCTTTTCCCCCGGTGCGATCTCAGTACGGTCGCACATGTCCATCTGCCGCACAACATCTAGAATGCCGTCTAAGACCCTGCCTGCAGCCGAGCCGAGCGCCCTGATGGAGGAGGTGGAGAGCGGCCCGCCGCTGCTGAAGGTGAGAACCGGTCCACACAGCGCTGACTGACGCTatatgatcacacacacacaccgctagCGGTACCGTCCTTAGAGTCCAGGGCGCGTATCACTCCTGCTCTGTTCGAGTCGGAATTCACACACTGCACGGTTTagggttttgatttgtttttgttttccccaAAAGTGTTCATGAACTCACGTTAAGTCGAAATATGTGACGTAAGTTACATCTGCAATCACGTGTGATTAGCATGAACACTAACAGCACGTGTGTGTGTTGAGTTAGCGGCGATGACAAATATTAACGATTAGCGCTCTGTCATAACTGGGAAGCGACTGAGAAAGGATAAAATAAGAATCCACTGACATTTTATCATGATAAAAAGTTGTATTTCCGTGACTTGATTCATTTTATAATATTGGAGCACAGAAccggtgttgtgtaatattcggtTCCTGTCGTAAACTGTTCCTGTGGGAGGAGTTTACGTGAATATATTCATGAGGTCCCGTGTTATGGGCGTGTCCTTGAAACAATGCGCAAACGAACGGAACTGATATTATTAGTGCACGCTCCTCAAATCACTGCTTGTTTCATGGATTCTTTTGAACAGGTAATGATGTGTAAATGTTACACATTTAAtagcattaaattaaagttttttcacatacagtcggcatctagtcatagctgggggcgtggcgagtcggcgtgggggaaaacacagcgaacattgtgtgtatctgaatgacaaaaatgcacatattgagcgctcattcccagagacgcgtagaacaattCTAGTcccttttaactttaatatttacatacactagtccatatcgatatttgattcattttacagccctaatatagatgtattcattcaaaaatagccaaattccgtggcgttctgctttatacagcaagttctgtttttgactggattccgcgattcaatcgtttcgcaaacacagacggggtgaatttatcaatgaaaatgtaaaagttctgacacaaaactaagttgttacgtgtccacacgcttttttaagtgggtttatgttcgacactgggctaacgttacatagtttagcttcaggtagaatgataaggctaattatatatgcatgccactttctgaaacaaccttacacagttttgatagcgttaataatgaacacaatgttaatgtagcctgcctgtgatgaatgccgactgcacacatttccacaacttcccttgatcatcctcacatcGCATTGCTTCTAGCCATTTTGtcctcctttccggttctgtatgtttattaggaaggatgtagaactttaattaataatttgttagtttattggaggtacagaaaacgacacaacaactcttcggcgtgattgtcctgtgtatttcaattggcgccaaagCAAtgtttcccccacgggctaaagtcacatcacgtgacggggcgttcccgggggcgttcccagacaaCTGTCTGTAtatacctgtttttatacagtctgtggTATATACACAccagacacagacacatatacaCTGTATAGACCACTTaaaagagttttattttttattattgaaatgtatctgaaagctgaataaatatatCCATTGTTGTATGGTTTTTTatgaggacaatatttgaaaatctggaatctgagggtttaaaaaaaatctaaatattgagaaaatcatctttaaagttgttcaaatgaagctcttagcaatgcatattactaatcaaaaataaagttttggtatatttacgttgggaaatttactaaatatcttaatggaacatgatctttacttaataatcTAATGAATTTTTgcataagaaaaatgtataattttgacccatacaatgtatttttggctattgctacaaatacaccccagagacttaagactgcttttgtgctccagagacACAGATAACATTGGCATTAAATCACAAAAACTAGTGAACTGTAGTTGTATTTATGAAAGTCATATTGTACTTTTAATGTGTGAAAGTATTATTCATGTTGACAATCAGTGGATGGGGAAAAGATAAATAATAGAATATAGAATATTAGAAATATCTTAATCCGCGATGTGCAGATGAATACGTTTTTTAACGaacaaatacagccttgatgagcataagaagcttcattaaaaacattaaacatattaCTGATCCCACACTTTAGAACGgtagtgaatacacacacacacacacacacaacaaaaacaagtAGATCCAAtggaaaaagaatagagaaaacTAGTGTTAAAGGCCTTTTTTGTAAAGAAACAGAGAGAGCAAGTGTTAGAGGTTCAagtcaacaaaaatataaaatagaattcGAATAGAGAATGCTAGAGATACTGAAGTGAAATGACGAGTAGTTATCTAATAAAAGATCAATAATCAGACGTGGTAGATGTGAAATGTTTAGCGTTATTTCTCTGCTATGATCATCATAAATGATCACTGACGCTTTCCTGCTAGATGAGCCTCTCCTTCCTGCCTTTTGTTTCTctccagaaaaagaaaaagaaaacgaaAGAGCAAAAGGAGACGGCCGAGGCAGAGTGTGATTCACCGGCTCCTAAGAAGAAGAAGGCTGAGAAGATGCCCACCGAGAGCACAGACATGAACGGAAACACGGACACAAGCCAGGTCAAGGTAACCCATTTCTCCTGATCTCATGTAAGTCTAAATCATTATTCTGCAGCTCGTGTGTCTTACTGAGGTCTCTGTGCagctgaaaaagaagaaaaaggcaaaggtggaggagGTGATGGTTAACGGAGAGACTGCTCAAACAGTGGACACAGCTGGACCGTCCAGCGAGGACTCGGACAGCGACCGCGAGAAAGTGTGTACACGTCTACACTTCTGTTCATAGAGACACAACCTGATCAGATCAGTCTTCAAACTGCCTTCAGAAGAAGCAAAGCTTTCTCCAGTCAGATTAGATCACTAGATGCAGTCTCGGTTTGGATCGGAGTTTGTGCTGTTCAAAACATTTAGTAAGATTGGGTTACTtttgacaccccccccccccccccccccaaaaaaaaactgtgtggatttcaggataaaaaaaatgcaaaaatttgtAATATGCAATATATCCCCAAATCTACAAACAGCtgtaatataatgtttatttaaaaggttgatatatttttttttaataactgacaTTTACACAGTCATCAGAGATGGAGCGGTCAGAAGCAGTTATGtgtaaatgcaatgcaaaacacACAGCGTGTCCCTTTAGGGGCTCCGTAGAGCACCAGTAATCCAGATTTGGTGATTTCTGATGATCTGATCATTTCTTTAGGAAACTCCGGAGCAGAAAGAAGGAGCCTTCTCTAACTTCAGGATCTCCCCGAACACCATCAAACTGCTGCAGGGTAACACCGCTCACACAGCCTCGTGGACAGCTGCTCAAATACTCTGGGACTTTGAGCtaaagtgttttctctttcttctaGCCCGTGGTGTTTCATATCTCTTTGACATCCAAGTGAAGACCTTTAACTCTGTGTATGATGGGAAGGATGTCATCGGTCAGGCGAGGACCGGCACGGGGAAGACCTTCTCGTTCGCTGTTCCTCTGGTGGAGAAGCTGCAGTCCGGAGCGGAGGACAAGAGAAGAGGCCGGGCCCCGAAGGTACGGATCAACATCAACATGAACATGATGGACAGTAGTGCTGCGGTGTGGCTCACGCTGGAAACCAGGGCTTTTAAAATGCCGTGAAATATACAGTGCTGCTCAAAAGAGCACTCGTGAAAATGATGCTGTtcgcttttttatatatatatatacataaatacaggcaaacaacaatgaagtaaaaccgtataaacctatacacaactaacctactgacagattttcaatatgaatatactatatttaaatgttcacCTCTACAAAGACTGAAAACCTTACCGAGTCCGGTTGAGTGCAGACGTGTGCATCCCCTTTGCAAGCCTCATTTATGTACTGCCAGTCCGAATCCTGTGGTGAAGCTCAGTGGTGCATCCTGGGATACTGAAGGATGAAGGAGCTCATGCTTTGCTGGTTTGCTTCATCATTCAAGAGTAATATATTTCTGGTACATGTTAAACCGTACTTTGTTTCACAGATCATGCATGCTTCAGTATTTGTGTAGTGAACAAAACTGCCATTCAGTGACACAGACAAGaggaacatgcaggattcatatttaaaccgtctttttcaattttaatattcacagacactagtccagaTCGCAATTTGAAATTGAGTTACAGACCTACTTTCAATATTAATCCAAAAATCCCGAGGCATTCGGTGCTATAGAGTGAATTAGGAATGGACTCGACGCTCCCGTCTTATGATGAAGGCAAAAATATGCCGGTTTACAAACATTATGAACACAGTTAgcaatatatataattacagttaGCAGTTGGTTGACGATATATCAGCCGATATTTGGCATATTTTCGATCGGTTGATAAGTTCTTCTGCTTGGGCGATGTGTTGGatgcgggacttttattttgacgtcgCTGAGAGCAGCAGCTCACACTCTCTCCTGTTCACCGTCATCGCTCAGTTCTGTCTGATACAACCTTAGAACGTTGAACAAATTAATCAAaaagtgtacaaaaagtattgtaaCAATTGCTTTTAAATTATCGGGAACAGTACGGCAAACATACTTTCTCGTGTGCCGTCATCATTCAGCAAATACACATAATTTAAACGCCTATGAAAATTAAATTTCACAATAGTTGCAggcagctgtgagatcttgtgaagtgtgtgtcAGTATGTTTCCTGATGTGTGCTCTGCGTGACGGTCGATCTGGACAGGAGGAGAGGTCAGCTTCAAACTCCTGATTTCAAACTATGCTGCTTAATGCATTTGCACAccgtcatattcatgtcatttgcATGTtaaatgagggttaccctggctttatatgaaaaaaatatgattcccaatgcacacaaacttcccagaatactgagtgccctgttggtaaCGGTGTTAACTttctatttgtttatatatattttaaaatatttatttgtgaaaatactGTAATAGAATTATAGAAACAGGAAGTTGTCAtctaaatattaagtaaaatgaATTTTCAAAAACCCATATCAGTCGACCACTAGCTATTAGTTTCTCTCCAcaacaaatcctctaaagttaAGGCTATGAAAAGATCAAtccaaaaacaattaatttaaggTGAACTGATGCCTACCTCTCATTTGGCACGAAACCAAATATTTCCATGTTCGTGACACATCTGggtgttaaaatgttattataggCTAGGCTTTGTACCTTCATCACAGTGAGGCGCTGGTCAGGCTGAATGCACCGGAGCAGTTCAACTTTTTATACGTTtctttaactattttattttgataatgttgAGTCTGTGACGTGAGGTGCATGTGTGATATTACACCAGCACTGGTTGGTGACAGACATCATTCGAAACTGTCAAGATTTGCcaaataaagttaaaacaaaaataaaacgttCTGCCGTCTCGGTTTTCTTTCAGAGAACTTTTGATCATGTCACAACAAACTGAAACTCAGCGCATTCTTTTCTTTAGTTTTGTTAATCCGTCAATGATggaagtgaaatatatttagtgtattagCATATATATTCATGCCATTTtaccgaaatttggcaccgatTGACGCAATTTGGTCGGTACCCTTAAAAGTACAGGGTTTGGTACCCAGCCGTAATTAGGACAGGACAGTAtgcagacaggaagtgaagtgggagGAGGGATCGGGAAAGGTGCATGAGCCGGGACTCGAACCCGGGACACCCAAAGCACAACAGCACTATATGTCACTTGGtgcatggattttttttatcttgagaAATGAATTTAGTTGAATGTGTCCACATCTGTGTCCAGTGTTATATGAGTGTGATGTGCGTCCACACAGGTGCTGGTTCTGACACCGACTCGTGAGCTGGCCATCCAGGTGGCCAAAGACTTCAAAGACGTCACCAGGAAGCTGTCTGTCACCTGTTTCTACGGAGGAAGTTCATACAACCCACAGAGTAGGGCTTCCATCCTCACAGGCTTGCTTTTTGACACCGTAATGACTAACTGAATGATCAATGACAAAATCATTTGTAGtaataatggaaaaataaatgtttaggtGTTTATTAACCTGACGATTGACTTGTGTCATCAGTGGAAGCGATCCGCAATGGCATCGACGTACTGGTGGGAACGCCGGGTCGCATCCGAGACCATCTGCAGAATAACAAGCTGGATCTGTCTCAGCTGAAGCACGTGGTGCTGGACGAGGTGGACCAGATGCTGGACATGGGCTTCGCTGAGCAGGTGGAGGAGATCCTGTCTGCGTCCTACAAGAAAGGTGATCCACACGCCTCATGCTCCTGAGCACACGGTGTTCGGCCCATCAGAAGATAAACGCTAAACCACGAGAGTCATGAGAGATCTActttagggctgtgcgatttggAGAAAATCTCAAATtgtgaataatatatatttgtcaattttgacaaagtcaagcttcagcttAATATTGTCAGTAGTGTGCAGCACAGTATGGATATCATTACACTGCTGAAAAAACTAATAGAAGCCATCACAGAAATTCTGATGGTttccatttaaacatttactaaatAACTTTTTGTGATTTGGTCATTATTCCAATAGGAGCTCCACGTGGAGCATGCCCCCGATCCATGCCATGGTTCCCCGTTACCTGTTTGCATCTCGGAGTAATATTGTGTCCACATCACAGACTTTGCAATTAGCAAATCTCAGCGTCTCAAATGGCAATTTGATTTCGATTGACGGCACAGCCCTTTGCACGTCTGAACAGGGTTTCTGAACCTTTCTCTCACAGATGCAGAGGAGAAGCCGCAGACGCTGCTGTTCTCAGCGACATGTCCCTCCTGGGTTTACGACGTGGCCAAGAAATACATGCGCTCTCAGTTCATCCATGTGGATCTCATCGGGAAGAAGACCCAGAAAGCTGCCACCACAGTGGAGGTAAAGCCACGCACGTGCCTGTGTTAGTCAGTGAATAAAGGTCATTCTGAAATCCAGACGTATCAACACAAAGAAAACATGGTTTGAAGAACAAaatgtaacatttcttattaatgcaTAAAAGCGTTTAGTTAAACGATAACTTATGTCTACAACATTTCATCATCAGTCGAGGGTTTCCTCCTCTAGGTGGAGgcagtcatttatatatatattcatctaaCCTGTTGGACAATAGTTTTAATGCAAACTGTAGAAGTGGTCAGTTACTGATACTCTGGTCTGTGGAATTTTGCTGCTTCAGAACAGAACAAACGTTTTTCTCATTACCTTTGTAATTTGCTTTAATAATTGGATCGCACATGTTCCCTGTGCCTGCTGTCAGTCCTCCATTATACGCAgcagttcttgttcttgttcttgagCGTGTGCCGTGTCTGAGCTGTTCTCTGTCGCGCAGCACCTGGCCATCGCGTGTCACTGGTCTCAGCGGGCGTCCGTCATCGGGGATGTCGTCCAGGTGTACAGCGGCAGCCACGGCCGGACCATCGTCTTCTGCGAGACCAAGAGAGAGGCCACAGAGCTCTCCATGAACACCTCCATCAAACAGGTGCAGTATATCATTCTGAATGATGAATCTGAGCCAACAAACACTGGGATGGGGACTCGAGAGCTGATGAGATGTTTTGCTTCGGTCATTTATGAAACTACTAAAACAACAGCTCGTTGCACGCCTCATGCGTCATTACACTATTTCTgcttcattgcacatgcgcagGACTGTCCTGTCTCGGTTTACATGTGCTCTCAGATGAATTAAAAATGATCTACAGTACACCAGCCCTTTCAGTCTGATCAGAATGTCATTGGGATTGATTGAGGTGTTTGcatgaaggcttttcagtctGATTGAGTGTTATTAAAACTATTAATGTTCTTAACTGTTGTGGTTCAGAGTGCGCAGTCGCTGCACGGAGACATTCCTCAGAAACAGAGAGAGATCACGC encodes the following:
- the ddx21 gene encoding nucleolar RNA helicase 2 isoform X1; amino-acid sequence: MSICRTTSRMPSKTLPAAEPSALMEEVESGPPLLKKKKKKTKEQKETAEAECDSPAPKKKKAEKMPTESTDMNGNTDTSQVKLKKKKKAKVEEVMVNGETAQTVDTAGPSSEDSDSDREKETPEQKEGAFSNFRISPNTIKLLQARGVSYLFDIQVKTFNSVYDGKDVIGQARTGTGKTFSFAVPLVEKLQSGAEDKRRGRAPKVLVLTPTRELAIQVAKDFKDVTRKLSVTCFYGGSSYNPQMEAIRNGIDVLVGTPGRIRDHLQNNKLDLSQLKHVVLDEVDQMLDMGFAEQVEEILSASYKKDAEEKPQTLLFSATCPSWVYDVAKKYMRSQFIHVDLIGKKTQKAATTVEHLAIACHWSQRASVIGDVVQVYSGSHGRTIVFCETKREATELSMNTSIKQSAQSLHGDIPQKQREITLKGFRNGTFEVLVATNVAARGLDIPEVDLVIQCSPPNDVESYIHRSGRTGRAGRTGICICFYQRKEESQLKFVEQKAGITFKRVGVPTASDIIQSSSKDAMRFLDSVPAVAVGYFREAARELIEQRGAEEALAAALAHISGATSLENRSLISSDAGFTTIILNCSQEMHNIGYAWRGLKEQLGEGIDEHIKRMTFLKGKMGVCFDVPANKVKEMQDKWQDSRRWQLSVATELPEMQESMRQSNERSSGGFGGRGRRSFGFRGNNSSGGRRGRGGGGAQKRSFSQAFNY
- the ddx21 gene encoding nucleolar RNA helicase 2 isoform X2 — protein: MSICRTTSRMPSKTLPAAEPSALMEEVESGPPLLKKKKTKEQKETAEAECDSPAPKKKKAEKMPTESTDMNGNTDTSQVKLKKKKKAKVEEVMVNGETAQTVDTAGPSSEDSDSDREKETPEQKEGAFSNFRISPNTIKLLQARGVSYLFDIQVKTFNSVYDGKDVIGQARTGTGKTFSFAVPLVEKLQSGAEDKRRGRAPKVLVLTPTRELAIQVAKDFKDVTRKLSVTCFYGGSSYNPQMEAIRNGIDVLVGTPGRIRDHLQNNKLDLSQLKHVVLDEVDQMLDMGFAEQVEEILSASYKKDAEEKPQTLLFSATCPSWVYDVAKKYMRSQFIHVDLIGKKTQKAATTVEHLAIACHWSQRASVIGDVVQVYSGSHGRTIVFCETKREATELSMNTSIKQSAQSLHGDIPQKQREITLKGFRNGTFEVLVATNVAARGLDIPEVDLVIQCSPPNDVESYIHRSGRTGRAGRTGICICFYQRKEESQLKFVEQKAGITFKRVGVPTASDIIQSSSKDAMRFLDSVPAVAVGYFREAARELIEQRGAEEALAAALAHISGATSLENRSLISSDAGFTTIILNCSQEMHNIGYAWRGLKEQLGEGIDEHIKRMTFLKGKMGVCFDVPANKVKEMQDKWQDSRRWQLSVATELPEMQESMRQSNERSSGGFGGRGRRSFGFRGNNSSGGRRGRGGGGAQKRSFSQAFNY